One segment of Pseudanabaena sp. FACHB-2040 DNA contains the following:
- the prmC gene encoding peptide chain release factor N(5)-glutamine methyltransferase has product MNLGSDSLAPKHTVAGKDLWQWWQAARQQAQSTAIDSAEVDWLLRAVSNVDSLALRLGTFKQHPVTLVGVSLEGLTELWQQRVEQRVPVQYLVGWTSWRDLTLKVSPAVLIPRPETELIIDLALDAIHLSPQAEQLQQGIWVDMGTGSGAIALALAKALPKAQIYAVDVSAVALATARENARLNGLEPRITFCEGAWFAPLAELKGQVAGLVSNPPYIPTATVQGLEPEVVNHEPTLALDGGPDGLDAMRELIKTAPDYLCSGGFWLAEMMSGQSPAVRALLEQQGTYRAIQVHSDLAGIERFSSAFRI; this is encoded by the coding sequence ATGAATCTTGGTTCTGACAGTCTTGCTCCAAAACATACGGTTGCAGGCAAAGACCTGTGGCAATGGTGGCAGGCTGCCAGGCAGCAGGCTCAGAGTACAGCCATTGACTCGGCTGAGGTGGATTGGCTGCTGAGGGCAGTCAGCAATGTAGACAGCCTTGCGCTGAGACTAGGGACATTTAAGCAGCATCCTGTGACTCTAGTTGGGGTCTCTCTAGAGGGCCTGACTGAGTTATGGCAGCAGCGAGTTGAGCAGCGGGTGCCGGTGCAGTACCTAGTCGGCTGGACAAGCTGGCGCGACCTAACGCTAAAGGTATCTCCGGCGGTGCTGATTCCTCGGCCTGAGACAGAGCTGATTATTGATCTGGCGCTTGACGCAATTCACCTGAGCCCCCAAGCAGAGCAGCTGCAGCAGGGCATTTGGGTAGACATGGGAACGGGGAGTGGTGCGATCGCATTAGCCCTAGCCAAAGCTCTACCAAAGGCCCAAATTTATGCCGTTGATGTCAGTGCAGTTGCCCTAGCAACCGCCCGTGAAAACGCGCGCCTAAATGGGTTGGAGCCACGCATCACCTTCTGCGAAGGTGCCTGGTTTGCCCCCTTAGCTGAGCTCAAGGGCCAGGTGGCAGGGTTGGTTTCTAATCCCCCTTACATTCCAACCGCGACCGTCCAAGGGCTAGAGCCAGAGGTAGTGAACCATGAACCGACGCTGGCGCTAGATGGCGGGCCAGATGGCTTAGATGCCATGCGGGAGCTGATTAAGACAGCACCGGATTACCTATGCTCGGGCGGGTTTTGGCTAGCTGAGATGATGTCAGGACAGTCCCCTGCTGTCAGGGCGTTGCTGGAACAGCAGGGGACTTATAGAGCGATTCAGGTTCACTCAGATCTAGCTGGAATTGAGCGATTTAGCTCAGCGTTTCGCATTTAG
- a CDS encoding homoserine dehydrogenase produces MAVRIGLLGLGTVGTGTAKILLDPAERHPLVKDIEIVRVGVRSLDKPRQVEIPVEQLTTDLESIVTDPDVDAVVEVMGGLEPARSLILKAIDHGKHVVTANKAVIARYGNEIFTAANEAGVYVLLEAAVGGGIPVIQPLKQALGVNRIHAVIGIVNGTTNYILTRMQREGGDFEPILADAQRLGYAEADPSADVDGLDAADKIAILASLAFGGRIKLSEVYAEGIRNVTAADIAYANRLGFVIKLLAIARRDTSLISQDPLEQLQIRVHPTLVPENHPLASVNEVYNAILVEGDPIGQVMFFGPGAGSGPTASAVVSDLINLAANLKSQSSPRGEAKVANPLLACSHQHYCKVSPMADIVSRFYVRLLARDEPGVIGKLGTCFGNHDVSLESVVQIGMRDNCSEIVIVSHEVKEANFQTALDELRGTTAIDSIASVLRVL; encoded by the coding sequence TTGGCGGTTAGGATTGGCCTTCTAGGATTGGGAACGGTGGGGACAGGTACAGCCAAGATCTTGCTTGATCCGGCTGAGCGGCATCCGCTGGTCAAAGACATTGAAATTGTGCGGGTGGGGGTGCGTTCTCTAGATAAACCCCGCCAAGTCGAGATCCCGGTCGAGCAGTTGACGACTGACCTAGAGTCGATCGTGACTGATCCTGACGTAGATGCGGTCGTTGAGGTGATGGGCGGACTAGAGCCAGCTCGCTCTTTGATTCTTAAGGCCATTGACCACGGGAAGCATGTGGTTACGGCTAATAAGGCCGTGATCGCTCGCTATGGCAATGAGATCTTTACGGCGGCTAATGAGGCTGGGGTGTATGTTTTGCTGGAGGCTGCTGTAGGCGGCGGCATTCCGGTGATTCAGCCGTTGAAGCAGGCGCTGGGGGTAAACCGCATCCACGCTGTGATCGGCATTGTCAATGGGACAACAAACTACATTTTGACTCGGATGCAGCGGGAGGGGGGCGACTTTGAGCCCATTTTGGCTGATGCTCAGCGGTTGGGCTACGCCGAGGCAGACCCCAGTGCTGATGTAGATGGTCTAGATGCAGCCGACAAGATTGCCATTCTGGCGTCGCTGGCTTTTGGCGGTCGAATAAAGCTATCTGAGGTCTATGCAGAGGGGATTCGCAACGTTACGGCAGCCGATATTGCCTACGCGAATCGGTTGGGTTTCGTGATTAAGCTGCTTGCGATCGCACGCCGCGATACCAGCCTAATTTCTCAAGACCCCCTAGAGCAGCTACAGATCCGGGTGCATCCAACCCTGGTGCCCGAAAATCATCCTTTGGCCAGCGTCAACGAGGTTTACAACGCTATCTTGGTGGAGGGTGACCCGATTGGGCAAGTCATGTTCTTTGGACCGGGAGCGGGGTCAGGGCCAACGGCCAGCGCCGTGGTTTCTGACCTGATCAACTTGGCCGCTAACCTAAAGTCTCAAAGCAGTCCTAGGGGCGAGGCAAAAGTAGCAAATCCGCTGCTGGCCTGCTCGCACCAGCACTACTGCAAAGTTAGCCCGATGGCCGACATCGTTAGTCGCTTTTATGTGCGCCTGCTGGCCAGGGATGAACCTGGCGTAATCGGCAAGTTAGGCACCTGCTTTGGCAACCACGACGTCAGCCTGGAATCGGTCGTGCAGATTGGCATGCGAGACAACTGTTCGGAAATTGTGATTGTCAGCCATGAGGTGAAGGAAGCTAACTTCCAAACTGCACTGGATGAGCTGCGCGGCACGACGGCTATTGACAGCATCGCTAGTGTCCTGCGAGTGCTCTAG
- a CDS encoding DUF1304 domain-containing protein, with protein MKTASTVAIVIVGIIHIVIAMVEMFFWQTPLIYQRLGFTADTAGQVAPIVKNAGLYNAFIAAGLLWGALNQNRPVRLFFLICVVIAGFYGAVTLKPTTLLLQTLPASIALVAIWLTHSRPKL; from the coding sequence ATGAAAACTGCTTCTACCGTCGCTATTGTAATTGTTGGTATTATCCACATCGTCATTGCGATGGTAGAAATGTTTTTCTGGCAAACTCCGCTCATTTATCAAAGGCTTGGATTCACGGCTGACACCGCAGGGCAAGTCGCACCCATTGTTAAAAATGCAGGTTTATATAATGCATTTATTGCTGCTGGATTACTCTGGGGAGCGCTTAACCAAAACAGACCAGTACGGCTATTTTTTCTGATCTGCGTTGTTATCGCTGGTTTTTATGGTGCAGTTACACTTAAACCAACAACACTTCTACTGCAAACACTTCCAGCATCCATTGCTCTCGTTGCTATTTGGTTAACACATTCTCGTCCTAAGCTGTGA
- a CDS encoding transglutaminase family protein: protein MLETSSPAPASTSHSTETLPQRLIQPIGAKALHGLAIEGSSLLAVDPYRGYLLRIDPKTDNATILNSQQVDTFESATGVAVWEDTLWFTRDNSVFRCRLDDLTPQPVVTLPYTLDGVAVWENTLYITCRKASQIFIHDGTSGKRITQFSAPGIGTEDVAVWGEYLWVCDQTEQSVYCLDRATGDLLMKVLTPFPTPTGIAVLPGTTPEQGTVWVAYANEEPYVRDNPNAEVTFELTFRDRTFIHPLKFHRRAQENFCLSNGYLLEMAYVEEIDALEAVQLSGLKWHMALPTNTDRQTVRSVEPVGIPFEEVSINGQRVARFSFDTLQPNERHLFGWKALIEVYGIKYLLTPRHVEQCPPLPASFHEKYLVDDDDLSMDQPLIQAAAESAVRSETNLLRKVLSIRDYVYDQLTYAVTPAIDTPDVVLERGQGSCGEYVGLLLALLRLNGIACRTVGRYKCPPQADQLNIFLEPDFNHVWIEFYIPGYGWVPMESNPDDIDDGGPYPTRFFMGLPWWHVEMGKDVSFEKLTMPQDNPEVRLGNLAINHVRFRILSELNPWEFGKESSLG, encoded by the coding sequence ATGCTAGAAACTTCCTCGCCTGCTCCCGCTTCGACCTCCCATTCAACTGAGACCCTGCCCCAGCGCCTGATCCAGCCCATTGGAGCAAAGGCCCTGCACGGTCTGGCGATTGAGGGTTCTTCGCTATTGGCCGTCGATCCTTACCGGGGCTACCTGCTCAGAATCGATCCTAAAACCGACAATGCCACCATCTTGAACTCGCAGCAGGTAGATACCTTCGAGAGCGCTACAGGCGTAGCAGTCTGGGAAGATACCCTTTGGTTTACCCGAGACAACAGCGTATTCCGCTGCCGTCTAGATGACCTTACGCCCCAGCCGGTGGTGACGTTGCCCTACACCCTTGATGGCGTTGCCGTTTGGGAAAACACGCTCTACATTACCTGCCGCAAAGCCAGCCAAATCTTTATCCACGACGGCACTTCTGGCAAGCGCATCACCCAGTTTTCTGCCCCGGGCATCGGCACCGAGGATGTAGCCGTGTGGGGCGAGTACCTGTGGGTCTGCGACCAGACCGAGCAGAGTGTTTACTGCCTAGATCGGGCCACTGGCGATCTGCTGATGAAGGTGCTAACGCCCTTCCCCACGCCTACGGGTATCGCTGTTTTGCCGGGAACTACGCCAGAGCAGGGCACTGTCTGGGTAGCCTACGCCAACGAAGAACCCTACGTGCGAGACAATCCCAATGCCGAAGTAACCTTCGAGCTGACTTTTCGCGATCGCACCTTCATCCACCCGCTCAAGTTCCACCGCCGCGCCCAAGAAAACTTCTGTCTGTCTAACGGCTACCTGCTGGAGATGGCCTACGTCGAAGAAATCGATGCGCTAGAAGCGGTTCAACTCTCTGGCCTAAAGTGGCACATGGCCCTACCGACCAATACCGATCGACAAACCGTTCGCTCAGTCGAACCCGTCGGCATTCCCTTTGAAGAAGTCTCGATCAACGGCCAGCGAGTGGCCCGTTTTAGCTTCGACACCCTCCAGCCCAACGAACGTCACCTGTTTGGCTGGAAGGCTCTAATTGAGGTTTATGGCATCAAATACCTGCTGACGCCCCGCCACGTCGAGCAATGCCCACCCCTGCCCGCATCCTTCCACGAAAAGTACCTGGTTGACGACGATGACCTGTCAATGGATCAGCCGCTGATTCAGGCAGCGGCTGAATCAGCTGTGCGCAGTGAAACTAACCTGCTGCGTAAAGTCCTAAGCATCCGTGACTATGTCTACGACCAGCTAACCTACGCAGTCACTCCGGCGATTGACACCCCCGACGTGGTGCTAGAACGGGGTCAAGGCTCCTGCGGTGAGTATGTAGGGCTGCTGCTGGCTTTGCTGAGGCTCAATGGTATCGCCTGCCGCACTGTAGGCCGCTATAAATGCCCACCCCAGGCCGATCAGCTCAATATTTTTCTGGAACCCGACTTCAACCATGTTTGGATCGAGTTCTATATTCCCGGCTACGGCTGGGTGCCGATGGAGTCAAACCCTGATGATATTGATGATGGCGGCCCTTATCCCACCCGCTTTTTCATGGGGTTGCCCTGGTGGCACGTGGAAATGGGCAAAGACGTGTCTTTTGAAAAGCTGACGATGCCCCAAGACAACCCGGAAGTGAGATTGGGCAACCTGGCGATCAACCATGTCCGCTTCAGAATCTTGAGTGAGCTGAATCCCTGGGAATTTGGCAAGGAGTCATCATTGGGATAA
- the petH gene encoding ferredoxin--NADP reductase, which yields MYNPSVSGGNANSVAGSRLFVYEVKGLRQSVETDRANYPIRQSGSVFITVPYNRMNQEMQRIARLGGQIVSIRPVENGAALSTPTAASAVAQTAPAEETPKPMTQAKPKAEKSIPVNLYKPKDPFVGKVISNEPLVQKDGIGLVQHIKFDLSGGNLHYLEGQSIGIIPAGTDPAGKPHKLRLYSIASTRHGDDMDDKTVSLCVRQLEYDHPETGEKVYGVCSTYLCGIQPGNEVKITGPVGKEMLLPDDPEATVIMLATGTGIAPFRAFLWRMFKAEEKKANPDYEFKGLAWLVFGIPVSPNILYKEELEEMAAEYPDNFRLTYAISREQKNAKGGRMYIQDRVAEYAAELWELMQKPNTHTYMCGLKGMEDGIDEALTAEAAKHGVDWNDFRKQMKRDERWHVETY from the coding sequence ATGTACAATCCAAGCGTAAGTGGCGGTAACGCGAACTCTGTGGCGGGTAGCCGTCTCTTTGTATACGAGGTCAAGGGTCTGCGGCAATCCGTGGAAACAGACCGGGCGAATTACCCCATTCGGCAGAGCGGTAGCGTGTTTATTACGGTACCTTACAACCGTATGAACCAAGAAATGCAGCGAATTGCCAGACTAGGTGGCCAGATCGTAAGCATTCGCCCTGTCGAGAACGGAGCAGCCTTGAGTACCCCGACTGCGGCATCAGCTGTTGCACAAACCGCACCAGCAGAAGAGACCCCTAAGCCCATGACTCAAGCGAAGCCCAAGGCGGAGAAATCTATTCCCGTCAACCTCTATAAGCCTAAAGATCCTTTCGTCGGTAAAGTGATCTCTAACGAGCCTCTGGTTCAAAAAGACGGGATCGGCCTGGTTCAGCACATTAAGTTTGACTTGTCCGGTGGCAACCTCCACTACCTAGAAGGCCAGAGCATTGGCATTATTCCGGCCGGCACCGATCCCGCTGGTAAGCCTCATAAGCTGCGCCTGTACTCGATTGCTTCGACCCGTCACGGCGACGATATGGACGACAAAACAGTGTCGCTCTGTGTGCGTCAGCTAGAGTACGACCATCCCGAAACCGGTGAGAAGGTCTACGGAGTTTGCTCCACCTATCTGTGTGGCATTCAGCCGGGAAATGAAGTGAAGATCACAGGCCCGGTCGGCAAGGAAATGCTGCTGCCCGACGATCCTGAGGCCACTGTCATCATGCTGGCAACGGGAACGGGTATTGCCCCCTTCCGAGCTTTCCTCTGGCGCATGTTTAAAGCAGAAGAGAAGAAAGCTAACCCTGACTACGAGTTCAAGGGATTGGCCTGGCTGGTCTTTGGTATTCCCGTGTCTCCTAACATTCTCTACAAAGAGGAGCTAGAGGAGATGGCGGCTGAGTATCCCGATAACTTCCGCCTGACCTACGCAATCAGCCGGGAGCAGAAAAACGCCAAGGGTGGTCGGATGTACATTCAAGACCGCGTGGCTGAGTATGCCGCCGAACTGTGGGAGCTGATGCAAAAGCCCAACACCCACACCTATATGTGTGGTCTGAAAGGTATGGAAGACGGCATTGACGAGGCGCTGACGGCTGAGGCCGCTAAGCACGGCGTTGACTGGAATGATTTCCGTAAGCAAATGAAGCGGGACGAGCGCTGGCACGTTGAGACCTATTAA
- a CDS encoding LD-carboxypeptidase translates to MRRRQFLGSGAIAGITVGLTHSPPQARANPTLLKPAPLRPGDTLGIISPAGATFQQEELDIVVDAVRGLGLVPRVAPHAMSRYGYLAGTDEERAADLNAFFADPTITALMPIRGDWGSARILPYLNYDLIRQNPKVLVGFSDITALLLGIHAQTGLVTFHGPHGLTAWRPDQTQPFRQLLFEGAAQRFENPRLGEDADRLMQTRGRIQTITPGQATGKLLGGNLSVVSGIVGSPYMPETAGAILFLEDLGESLYRVDRMLTQLKLAGVFDGLAGFIFGQCARCGPGQDYGSLTLEEILQDHVQPLSIPAWSGAWIGHVEPMWTLPLGSPVRVDATAGTIQMMEPAVG, encoded by the coding sequence ATGCGTCGTCGTCAATTTTTGGGTTCGGGTGCGATCGCAGGAATTACCGTTGGCCTCACCCATTCGCCGCCCCAGGCCAGAGCCAACCCAACCTTGCTTAAACCTGCTCCCCTCAGACCGGGCGACACTCTCGGCATCATCAGTCCAGCGGGTGCAACCTTTCAGCAGGAGGAACTCGACATTGTTGTAGATGCGGTCAGAGGGTTAGGTCTAGTGCCTCGGGTTGCGCCCCATGCGATGAGTCGCTATGGCTACTTAGCAGGTACCGATGAGGAACGGGCCGCCGATCTCAATGCCTTTTTTGCTGACCCAACCATCACGGCCCTGATGCCCATTCGAGGCGACTGGGGCAGTGCCCGTATCCTACCCTACTTGAACTACGACCTGATCCGGCAAAACCCCAAGGTTCTAGTCGGCTTTAGCGATATCACGGCGCTGCTTCTGGGCATTCACGCTCAAACGGGGCTGGTGACGTTTCACGGTCCCCACGGGTTGACCGCCTGGCGGCCAGACCAGACTCAGCCCTTCCGCCAACTCCTGTTTGAGGGAGCAGCCCAGCGCTTTGAGAATCCTCGGTTGGGAGAAGACGCAGATCGGCTGATGCAGACTAGAGGCCGGATTCAAACCATTACCCCAGGCCAGGCAACGGGGAAGCTGTTGGGCGGCAATCTGTCGGTGGTTTCTGGGATTGTCGGCTCTCCCTACATGCCGGAGACAGCCGGGGCCATTCTCTTTTTAGAAGATCTGGGTGAATCGCTCTACCGAGTTGATCGAATGCTGACCCAGCTCAAGCTGGCAGGCGTTTTCGACGGCTTAGCAGGTTTTATTTTTGGCCAGTGTGCCCGCTGCGGCCCCGGTCAGGACTACGGCTCGCTCACTCTAGAGGAGATTTTGCAAGACCACGTTCAGCCGCTGAGCATTCCCGCCTGGTCAGGAGCCTGGATTGGCCATGTCGAGCCAATGTGGACTTTGCCGTTGGGCAGCCCAGTTAGAGTAGATGCTACAGCGGGGACGATTCAAATGATGGAACCGGCAGTGGGTTAA
- a CDS encoding methyltransferase domain-containing protein yields the protein METPAQTGAQPPLNVNFWEQHYQEGRTRWDLGQPAPPFVSWFQSAKAPPPGKAIVLGSGRGYEAMLFAEQGFEVTAVDFAPSAISEASQAAAERDLVIQFLQRDIFDLVPEFAGQFDYVIEHTCFCAIDPSLRTAYIDLVTELLKPGGELLAIFFTHSRPGGPPFGSTPEQIRQLFEPRFTVMSLEPVTNSVEARRGEEHIGQLRLKAGG from the coding sequence ATGGAGACTCCCGCCCAAACCGGCGCTCAGCCGCCGCTTAACGTCAACTTTTGGGAGCAGCATTACCAAGAGGGCCGCACCCGTTGGGATTTGGGCCAGCCCGCCCCGCCTTTTGTCAGCTGGTTTCAGTCTGCAAAAGCACCGCCACCGGGCAAAGCCATTGTCCTCGGTAGTGGTCGAGGCTATGAGGCGATGCTGTTTGCCGAGCAGGGTTTTGAGGTGACAGCGGTTGATTTTGCCCCCTCTGCGATCTCAGAAGCTTCCCAAGCGGCGGCTGAACGAGACCTAGTTATCCAGTTTCTCCAGCGAGACATTTTTGATCTGGTGCCAGAGTTTGCCGGCCAGTTCGATTACGTCATTGAGCACACCTGCTTTTGCGCCATTGATCCGTCTCTGCGAACGGCTTACATCGATCTGGTCACAGAACTGCTCAAGCCCGGTGGAGAACTGCTGGCCATCTTCTTCACCCACAGCCGTCCTGGCGGGCCGCCCTTTGGCTCAACTCCCGAGCAAATCCGGCAGCTCTTTGAACCCCGGTTTACGGTCATGAGTCTTGAGCCTGTCACAAATTCTGTGGAGGCTCGGCGGGGCGAAGAACACATCGGCCAGCTTCGTCTCAAGGCAGGGGGTTAG
- a CDS encoding HEAT repeat domain-containing protein → MSQVNLESIAVQLHSENSRDRMLALASLKNVPAEQAAPLIRQAIHDKNLQIRSMAVFAMGLKPDAESFDILIKLLISDPDYGIRADAAGALGYLEDPRAFETLVHVFYEDTDWLVRFSAAVSLGNLKDPRAHDVLVQALKSDEVVIQQAAIAAIGEIGDLEALDNILEFAQASDWLVRQRLAEALGNLPSPKSESALRYLEKDAHFQVSEAACVSLQRLSA, encoded by the coding sequence ATGAGCCAAGTCAATCTGGAATCCATTGCCGTCCAGCTTCATAGTGAAAACTCAAGAGACCGGATGCTGGCTCTAGCTTCCTTAAAAAATGTCCCGGCAGAGCAGGCAGCCCCCTTAATCCGGCAGGCGATTCACGATAAAAACCTGCAGATTCGCTCTATGGCTGTCTTTGCAATGGGGCTCAAGCCTGATGCCGAGTCCTTCGACATTCTTATTAAGCTGCTCATATCCGATCCTGATTACGGCATCCGGGCTGATGCCGCAGGCGCACTGGGCTACCTAGAAGATCCCAGAGCCTTTGAAACCCTAGTCCACGTTTTCTACGAAGATACTGACTGGCTGGTGCGCTTCAGTGCCGCAGTTTCTCTGGGTAACCTCAAAGATCCTCGCGCCCATGATGTGCTGGTGCAGGCCCTCAAGAGCGATGAAGTAGTGATTCAGCAAGCTGCGATCGCAGCCATCGGCGAAATCGGAGATCTAGAAGCCCTAGACAACATTCTGGAGTTTGCTCAGGCCAGCGATTGGCTAGTACGCCAGCGCCTAGCCGAAGCCCTTGGTAACCTGCCCTCGCCCAAGAGTGAGTCGGCGTTGCGGTATTTAGAAAAAGACGCTCATTTCCAGGTTTCTGAAGCCGCTTGTGTCTCTCTGCAGCGACTTTCAGCTTAA
- a CDS encoding GNAT family N-acetyltransferase, with translation MSTITIRPLLTKDIALCAQMMSQSDPWLTFGRDYKASYQTISDPIKEVYLAVTEETIAGFIIINMTGAFIGYIQSVCVDTAWRGRGIGTQLINYAEERIFRSTPNVFICVSSFNKGARKLYERLGYSIVGELQDYVIPGASEILLRKTIAPLAVFSPSISK, from the coding sequence ATGTCTACTATTACAATTCGTCCACTACTAACTAAAGACATTGCTCTTTGTGCCCAAATGATGTCACAGTCCGATCCTTGGCTTACTTTTGGGCGCGACTACAAAGCGTCGTACCAAACAATCAGTGACCCGATTAAGGAGGTCTATCTAGCCGTTACCGAGGAAACAATCGCAGGATTTATCATTATCAATATGACAGGAGCATTTATTGGTTATATCCAAAGTGTATGTGTAGATACAGCATGGCGTGGGCGAGGTATTGGAACCCAGTTAATCAATTATGCTGAGGAGCGAATCTTCCGGAGTACTCCCAATGTTTTTATCTGTGTTTCGTCTTTTAATAAGGGCGCGCGTAAGTTGTATGAGCGGCTAGGATACAGCATTGTTGGTGAGTTGCAGGATTACGTTATCCCAGGAGCCTCTGAAATATTACTTCGCAAAACGATTGCGCCTCTGGCGGTATTTTCTCCTTCAATTAGTAAATAG
- a CDS encoding ATP-binding cassette domain-containing protein yields the protein MAPIFSLRGVGFEAGIGKSRILSDLSFNLEPGEIVGLVGPSGAGKSSLLRLLNRLQERSTGRLEFQGQPIEQLPVIQLRQQVTLVNQESRLLDMTVQEALQYPLQLRRLPLAEIESRLKIWMERLQMPAEWLERRELELSLGQRQRVAIARAALIQPTALLLDEPTSAQDVGQGERMLRELIGLIRQQQGVLLMANHQLEWVEQFCDRILHLQQGHLVGDWQSHEVNWADLRQAIVTAEQLEQEEWA from the coding sequence TTGGCACCGATTTTTAGTTTGCGTGGGGTCGGCTTTGAGGCTGGCATTGGCAAGAGCCGCATTCTTTCAGACCTGTCCTTTAACCTGGAGCCGGGGGAAATTGTAGGGTTGGTTGGCCCATCGGGGGCAGGAAAATCTTCTCTGCTGCGGCTGCTCAACCGTCTGCAGGAACGCAGCACCGGACGGCTAGAGTTTCAGGGCCAGCCGATTGAGCAACTGCCGGTAATCCAGCTGCGGCAGCAGGTAACGCTGGTTAACCAGGAGTCTCGGCTGCTGGATATGACGGTGCAGGAGGCTTTGCAGTATCCCCTCCAGCTGCGTCGTCTGCCTCTGGCCGAAATTGAGTCTCGCCTAAAGATCTGGATGGAGCGGCTACAGATGCCGGCTGAGTGGCTAGAGCGGCGGGAGCTGGAGCTGTCTTTGGGGCAGCGGCAGCGGGTAGCCATTGCTAGGGCCGCTTTAATTCAACCCACGGCTCTGCTGCTAGATGAGCCTACCTCAGCCCAGGATGTGGGGCAGGGGGAGCGGATGCTGCGAGAGCTGATAGGGTTAATTCGGCAGCAACAGGGGGTGCTGCTGATGGCAAACCATCAGCTGGAGTGGGTGGAGCAGTTTTGCGATCGCATTCTCCACCTCCAACAAGGCCATCTCGTTGGCGACTGGCAGTCCCACGAGGTTAACTGGGCCGACCTGCGCCAGGCCATTGTCACCGCAGAACAGTTAGAACAAGAAGAATGGGCCTAA